One genomic window of Maribacter aquivivus includes the following:
- a CDS encoding glycoside hydrolase family 28 protein: MKHILLLLLFFTITINAKDYNVLDYGAKADGITLDTKAVQKAIDLCTKEGGGKVIIPSGKTVLIGTIYLKDFVTLYIENGAILLGSPNYEDYTTDTHKNTYKNEPHMDRCLIFANDAKSFSIEGKGTIDANGHQENFTKAKGGRPMMMRFLNCNDIHLKDITLINPAAWTSAWLYCNEIVVDGIKITSRVNHNGDGLDFDGCTNVRVSNSSFDTSDDSICLQTSRPDRPCKDIVITNCVFTSKWAAMRIGLASRGDFESITVSNCTFHDIQDSGLKIQMNEGGK; encoded by the coding sequence ATGAAACACATATTACTGCTATTATTATTTTTTACCATTACCATAAATGCCAAGGACTATAATGTTTTAGACTATGGAGCAAAGGCTGATGGTATAACTTTAGATACCAAGGCGGTACAAAAAGCTATCGACCTATGTACTAAAGAAGGTGGCGGAAAAGTAATTATACCTTCTGGTAAAACAGTATTGATCGGCACCATTTATCTGAAAGACTTCGTAACACTTTATATTGAAAATGGAGCTATTTTATTAGGAAGCCCTAACTACGAAGATTATACCACCGACACCCACAAAAACACCTATAAAAACGAACCACATATGGATCGTTGTTTAATTTTCGCAAACGATGCAAAGTCATTCTCTATCGAAGGGAAAGGAACAATCGATGCTAACGGTCACCAAGAAAACTTTACCAAAGCAAAAGGAGGAAGACCTATGATGATGCGCTTTCTTAATTGCAATGACATTCATTTGAAAGATATTACTTTGATAAATCCTGCGGCATGGACCTCTGCTTGGTTGTATTGCAATGAAATTGTTGTAGACGGTATTAAAATAACTAGCCGTGTCAACCATAACGGAGATGGATTAGATTTTGATGGATGTACCAATGTACGTGTTTCCAATTCTTCATTTGATACTAGTGATGACTCTATATGCCTACAAACATCAAGACCAGACAGACCGTGTAAAGATATTGTTATAACCAACTGTGTATTTACCAGTAAATGGGCTGCCATGCGTATTGGCTTGGCATCTAGAGGAGATTTTGAGTCGATAACGGTCAGTAATTGCACCTTTCATGACATTCAAGATTCGGGTTTAAAAATACAGATGAATGAAGGTGGGAAATGA
- a CDS encoding sulfatase-like hydrolase/transferase, protein MKKTFLLTILFFGFTISSYAQMNILFIESDDQSNQALGAYGNPAMITPNIDRLAKEGSSFTAAYNMGCWSPAVCIPSRTMLIYGKYLWESQEINKQNAPKSLPEKLHDSGYYTFMTGKWHAMGKNVKEIFDETGSIQPGQLKTYNSPAGHITDITASEAVSFVKTYKNDKPFFAYVAFNAPHVPRQTKQKYYDLYPADNIKLPASFSDKMPLNKNVKYQYAPDPLRIKKMQQRVQQNNAMVTHMDAHIGDIIQALKDKNIYDNTIIVFTSDHGINFGENGVAGKVCLYEPSVTAPLIIKAPSAKPNTKITSRVYLQDVVPTLFDLIDLETTDTIDFESLVPLLAEDKETRSSIYLAMFDDQRGIISKNKKLIVYPKTGNLELYDLTDDPWETKNLSTKKISKSTITYLLTQLKEWQLKTLDKTDLSDIYLKFSI, encoded by the coding sequence ATGAAAAAAACATTTCTTCTTACTATACTTTTTTTTGGTTTTACAATAAGCTCCTATGCGCAAATGAATATTCTGTTCATAGAATCTGATGATCAGAGCAATCAAGCCTTAGGTGCGTATGGTAACCCAGCAATGATCACGCCTAATATTGATAGACTGGCAAAAGAAGGTTCGTCATTTACGGCTGCATACAACATGGGGTGCTGGTCTCCTGCAGTTTGTATTCCAAGTAGAACAATGCTTATCTACGGCAAATATCTATGGGAATCTCAAGAAATAAATAAGCAAAATGCCCCAAAGTCATTGCCAGAGAAATTACATGATAGTGGCTATTATACTTTTATGACAGGTAAGTGGCATGCCATGGGAAAAAATGTAAAAGAAATTTTCGATGAAACCGGAAGCATACAGCCTGGTCAGTTAAAAACCTATAATTCGCCTGCAGGTCACATTACCGATATTACGGCAAGTGAAGCAGTTTCCTTTGTGAAGACTTACAAGAACGACAAGCCATTTTTTGCTTATGTAGCTTTTAATGCACCACATGTACCAAGACAGACCAAGCAAAAATATTATGATTTGTATCCTGCAGATAACATAAAATTACCAGCTAGTTTTTCTGATAAAATGCCTCTAAACAAAAATGTAAAATACCAATATGCGCCAGACCCGTTAAGAATTAAAAAAATGCAGCAACGTGTACAGCAAAACAATGCAATGGTAACACATATGGATGCACACATTGGCGACATTATACAGGCCCTAAAAGATAAAAACATTTATGACAATACGATTATTGTTTTTACTTCTGACCACGGTATTAATTTTGGCGAAAACGGAGTCGCAGGTAAGGTTTGTCTCTATGAACCCAGTGTTACCGCTCCATTAATTATTAAAGCTCCCTCGGCAAAGCCAAACACCAAAATTACATCTCGTGTGTATTTACAAGATGTAGTACCTACCCTATTTGATTTAATTGATTTAGAAACAACCGACACTATAGATTTTGAAAGTTTAGTTCCACTCTTAGCTGAAGATAAAGAAACCAGATCATCTATTTATTTGGCGATGTTCGATGATCAACGAGGCATCATTTCAAAAAATAAAAAACTGATTGTTTATCCAAAAACAGGAAATCTAGAATTATATGATTTGACCGATGATCCTTGGGAAACAAAGAACTTAAGTACTAAAAAGATATCAAAATCTACCATAACCTATCTTTTGACTCAACTTAAAGAATGGCAATTGAAAACTTTAGACAAAACAGATTTAAGCGACATCTATTTAAAATTCAGCATATAG
- a CDS encoding sodium:solute symporter family protein: protein MKSYFSAGGALPWWMSGLSLFMSFFSAGTFVVWGAIAYQSGWVAISIQWTMCISGIIIGFVIAPKWQKTKAMTAAEFITDRLGYKTQRNYTYLFLLISIFTMGAFLYPVAKIVEVSTSIPITTSIIGLGILILIYTSVGGLWAVIVTDVLQFVVLTAVVLIVVPLSFDKIGGIDNFIDKAPDNFFQFVNEEYSPLFLVAFGLYNLFFIAGNWAYVQRYTSVATPKDAKKVGWLFAALYAVSPLVWMLPPMIYRILNPELSGLANEGAYLLMCKEVLPVGMLGLMLGGMIFATSSSVNTTLNISAGVLANDVYKHFRPKTSDESLVKVGKLATIILGVITILIALMVPYFGGIVEVVMTLAALTGGAMFLPPIWALFSQKQTGASILSVTLISLSINAFFKFLSPAVFYLKLDRATEMGLGVGVPIVLLVIFELYFSYQQKGNNQYTVYLEKMKHKSGVVIDDTSEDNKKGARVIGIGVAATGLIILVLSFIAESGALLVGSMGLLVSILGCFIIYKSLNNR from the coding sequence ATGAAGTCTTATTTTTCTGCCGGGGGCGCATTGCCTTGGTGGATGAGCGGACTGTCATTATTCATGAGTTTCTTCTCTGCCGGTACTTTCGTGGTCTGGGGAGCAATTGCCTACCAAAGTGGGTGGGTGGCAATATCCATTCAATGGACCATGTGCATATCTGGAATTATTATTGGTTTTGTTATTGCACCAAAATGGCAAAAAACAAAAGCCATGACGGCTGCTGAGTTTATAACAGATCGGCTTGGGTATAAAACACAAAGAAACTATACCTACCTATTTTTGTTGATTTCTATTTTCACCATGGGAGCATTTTTATATCCTGTGGCAAAAATTGTAGAGGTTTCTACTTCAATACCTATTACAACAAGTATAATTGGTTTGGGTATTTTAATTCTTATCTATACTTCTGTAGGCGGCTTATGGGCTGTTATAGTTACAGATGTGCTTCAATTTGTTGTTTTAACCGCTGTGGTATTAATTGTAGTACCCCTTTCTTTTGATAAAATTGGAGGTATCGATAATTTCATTGACAAAGCTCCAGATAATTTTTTTCAGTTCGTAAATGAAGAGTATTCGCCTTTGTTTTTAGTTGCTTTCGGCTTGTATAATTTATTTTTCATAGCAGGTAATTGGGCTTATGTACAACGTTACACTAGTGTAGCTACACCAAAAGATGCCAAAAAAGTAGGATGGCTTTTTGCTGCCCTGTATGCGGTTAGCCCTTTAGTTTGGATGTTACCACCAATGATATATCGCATTCTAAATCCGGAATTAAGTGGCTTAGCCAATGAGGGTGCTTATCTATTAATGTGCAAAGAGGTATTGCCTGTTGGTATGCTGGGCTTAATGCTTGGGGGAATGATTTTTGCAACATCAAGTTCTGTAAATACCACTTTGAATATTTCTGCAGGCGTTTTGGCTAATGATGTTTACAAACATTTTAGACCTAAAACAAGTGATGAAAGTTTGGTGAAGGTAGGTAAACTGGCAACTATTATACTAGGTGTTATTACCATTCTCATTGCTTTAATGGTACCTTATTTTGGGGGAATAGTAGAGGTGGTGATGACATTGGCCGCACTTACTGGTGGTGCTATGTTCTTGCCACCAATTTGGGCATTGTTCTCTCAAAAACAAACTGGTGCAAGTATACTTTCTGTTACCCTGATTTCTCTTTCTATTAATGCGTTTTTTAAATTTTTAAGTCCGGCGGTATTTTATTTAAAATTAGATAGAGCTACTGAAATGGGTCTTGGGGTTGGTGTACCTATAGTTTTACTGGTCATTTTTGAACTCTATTTTTCTTATCAACAAAAAGGCAATAATCAGTACACGGTTTACTTAGAGAAAATGAAGCATAAGTCTGGTGTCGTTATTGACGATACTAGTGAAGACAATAAAAAAGGTGCCCGTGTTATTGGCATTGGAGTAGCAGCTACAGGATTAATAATATTGGTGCTTTCGTTCATTGCAGAATCAGGTGCGCTATTGGTAGGTTCAATGGGTTTACTTGTGAGTATTCTTGGTTGTTTTATTATTTATAAAAGTTTAAATAATCGGTAG
- a CDS encoding family 16 glycosylhydrolase: protein MKSKYITLKQLLFTGLFLSVGTMVAQKSPHFNDGEDPKPTTQKWKIVKNMSDEFEGKKVDEKKWQISGQGWIGRAPGLFQSENIKVEDGGLKITTKLLPQPVIKQGKEYTHGGGYVGSKNGMTYGYYECEMKANKTFMSSTFWLINESKELEGCDKRTTELDIQESVGQITNDAEWMKNFDQSMNSNTHSRNIPEGCEYKKGSNKSGAQLGRKVYDDFHVYGVWWKSKDEVQFFLDGKFLAKVTPPADYDIEMYLRMVVETYNWNPVPEDGGMSGTEEERTTTYNWVRSWELVESK, encoded by the coding sequence ATGAAATCAAAATATATCACATTAAAGCAACTGCTTTTTACAGGATTGTTTTTATCCGTCGGCACCATGGTTGCTCAAAAATCACCACACTTTAATGATGGTGAAGATCCTAAACCAACTACCCAAAAATGGAAAATCGTTAAAAATATGTCCGATGAATTTGAGGGCAAAAAGGTAGACGAGAAAAAATGGCAAATTTCAGGTCAAGGTTGGATCGGTAGAGCGCCAGGCTTATTTCAATCAGAAAATATAAAAGTGGAAGATGGAGGCTTAAAAATAACTACAAAACTATTACCGCAACCAGTAATAAAACAAGGTAAAGAATACACCCACGGCGGCGGTTATGTTGGTTCTAAAAATGGTATGACCTATGGCTACTATGAATGCGAAATGAAAGCAAATAAAACCTTCATGTCCTCAACTTTTTGGCTCATAAACGAGTCTAAAGAATTAGAAGGTTGTGATAAAAGAACTACAGAGTTAGATATTCAAGAAAGTGTTGGTCAAATTACTAATGATGCCGAGTGGATGAAAAATTTTGATCAATCTATGAATTCAAATACACACAGCAGAAACATTCCAGAAGGCTGTGAGTATAAAAAAGGCTCCAATAAATCTGGAGCACAGCTTGGCAGAAAAGTGTATGATGATTTTCATGTATATGGTGTATGGTGGAAATCTAAAGATGAAGTACAGTTCTTTTTAGATGGTAAATTTCTTGCAAAAGTAACCCCTCCTGCAGATTATGACATTGAAATGTATTTAAGAATGGTGGTAGAAACGTACAACTGGAATCCGGTACCAGAAGATGGCGGAATGAGCGGTACTGAAGAAGAAAGAACGACTACTTACAATTGGGTAAGATCATGGGAATTAGTAGAAAGTAAATAA
- a CDS encoding glycoside hydrolase family protein: MKNMIFSNIIMKNVPRPIFMTFCQQRAGVDSPIEMLPMKAMHGFSFNNMIIDNRELDENSVIFLTGMPEHYITDIQLNNIQMTVAGGGTQENSDNKNIKEYTLKTLDGWWPEFSKVGTLPASGIYARHIDGLYINNFQLTTISSDKRKPIVLDDVLHFNQKSTFLNKKEITSTKIIQH, translated from the coding sequence ATGAAAAATATGATTTTCTCCAATATCATTATGAAGAATGTACCTAGACCTATTTTCATGACCTTTTGTCAACAACGCGCGGGCGTAGATTCGCCCATAGAAATGCTACCTATGAAAGCAATGCATGGTTTTTCATTTAACAATATGATTATAGACAATCGTGAACTAGATGAAAATTCAGTCATCTTTTTAACAGGAATGCCAGAACACTATATAACAGATATTCAATTGAACAATATTCAAATGACAGTAGCAGGTGGCGGTACCCAAGAAAATTCAGATAACAAAAACATTAAAGAATACACTTTAAAGACGCTTGATGGTTGGTGGCCCGAATTTAGTAAGGTAGGCACATTGCCCGCTTCAGGTATTTATGCCAGACATATTGATGGTTTATATATCAACAACTTTCAACTTACCACTATTTCTAGTGATAAACGCAAACCAATAGTTTTAGATGATGTTTTACATTTTAATCAAAAATCTACATTTCTAAATAAAAAAGAAATTACCTCAACCAAAATAATACAGCACTAG
- a CDS encoding glycoside hydrolase family 117 protein — protein sequence MKIHAPFIALFFLIVCSASAQSFPYDLPKEKPSIPLSTSMERNYDSYLAPEPKYNELYSQFKYTELKGLDYNNHDGTISRRDPSKVIFENGKYYVWYTYRNTVTSPKGAASATETIPSADWDLAEIWYATSQDGFTWKEQGVAIPRPPKPNLGHRSVSTADILKWKGKYYMYYQGFSEPSGTRGDDCPVLMSYATSPDGPWTATNKIVIPNGAKDTWDQYSIHDPYPLVYKGKIYLYYKSDFVGRPNLVRMQGLATAEDPLGPFTKNPLNPVLNSGHETTLFPFKTGIAALSIRDGNEHNTIQYSEDGINFNIAAITELMPDAAGPFIPDAFTDTKNGRGITWGISHFTRVNGWETNHAILTRFDCDLSLDIDDQGMKKAHVYHSPEFYYKQGLNKEQQERIRLENEALKEKE from the coding sequence ATGAAAATACACGCTCCCTTTATCGCTTTGTTTTTTTTAATTGTGTGTAGCGCAAGCGCACAATCTTTCCCCTATGACTTACCTAAAGAAAAACCATCTATACCGTTAAGTACTTCAATGGAGCGTAATTATGATAGTTATCTAGCACCAGAACCAAAATATAATGAACTTTATTCCCAGTTTAAATATACCGAATTAAAAGGCTTAGACTATAATAATCATGATGGTACTATTAGTAGAAGAGATCCTTCTAAAGTGATTTTTGAAAACGGAAAATATTATGTTTGGTATACCTATCGAAATACCGTTACCTCACCCAAAGGTGCAGCATCTGCAACAGAAACAATCCCTTCTGCCGATTGGGATTTGGCTGAAATCTGGTATGCAACGAGCCAAGATGGCTTTACTTGGAAAGAGCAAGGTGTTGCTATACCTAGACCTCCAAAACCTAATTTAGGCCACCGTTCCGTATCAACAGCCGACATTCTTAAATGGAAAGGCAAATACTATATGTATTACCAAGGTTTTAGTGAGCCTAGTGGAACAAGAGGTGATGATTGCCCCGTTCTAATGTCATATGCTACTTCACCAGATGGACCTTGGACCGCCACCAACAAAATTGTTATCCCTAATGGAGCAAAAGATACGTGGGATCAATACTCTATTCATGACCCCTATCCACTGGTCTATAAAGGCAAGATTTACTTGTACTATAAATCTGATTTTGTAGGCAGACCAAACTTAGTACGTATGCAAGGTCTAGCTACTGCCGAAGATCCTCTTGGCCCGTTTACTAAAAATCCATTAAACCCAGTATTGAATTCTGGGCACGAGACTACCCTTTTTCCTTTTAAAACCGGTATTGCGGCCCTAAGTATAAGAGATGGAAATGAACACAATACCATACAATATTCAGAAGACGGCATCAATTTTAATATTGCAGCTATTACAGAATTAATGCCAGATGCAGCAGGTCCTTTTATTCCTGATGCTTTTACAGATACAAAAAATGGCAGAGGTATTACTTGGGGTATATCACATTTTACAAGGGTAAATGGCTGGGAAACAAATCACGCTATTTTAACTCGATTTGATTGTGATTTGAGCTTAGATATAGATGATCAAGGCATGAAAAAAGCGCATGTCTACCACAGTCCCGAATTTTATTATAAGCAGGGCTTAAACAAAGAGCAGCAAGAACGTATTCGTTTGGAAAATGAAGCATTAAAAGAAAAAGAGTAA
- a CDS encoding LacI family DNA-binding transcriptional regulator → MKHVTIKDVAKKLNVSISTVSRAFNDKYDINEETKKLILKTAKELGYRPNPIARKLSQQRSFNIGIVVPEFSTNFFPEVMLGAQQILHEKGYQVLIMQSNYSWEIERKNVETLVDNMVDGLIVSLTSEIDNNEYYTSLLKSDIPIVFFNRAVDEIKASKVLFDDYKWALFATEHLIVQGYNDIVHLTGTINLTLTKNRQRGFEDAHKKHKRPVGKIISCGFKMEDGERIAQKMIDNNTIPRAIFAANDSCAIGAMTVFKKHGYQIPNDIAIVGFTESSLAKHTAPSLTSVEQPTHDIGQTAAKLLLDQINNKGIFVPQTIILNGRLNIRESSVIIK, encoded by the coding sequence ATGAAACACGTTACCATAAAAGACGTCGCAAAAAAATTAAACGTTTCTATTTCTACAGTATCCAGAGCTTTCAACGATAAGTACGATATTAATGAAGAAACCAAAAAATTAATTCTCAAAACCGCAAAAGAATTAGGCTACAGACCAAACCCAATCGCTAGAAAATTAAGTCAGCAGCGTTCTTTCAATATTGGTATTGTTGTACCTGAATTTAGTACCAATTTTTTTCCTGAAGTAATGCTCGGAGCCCAACAAATATTGCACGAAAAGGGGTATCAAGTACTGATAATGCAGTCTAACTATTCATGGGAAATTGAGAGAAAAAATGTTGAAACTTTGGTAGATAACATGGTCGATGGACTAATTGTTTCGTTAACATCAGAAATAGATAATAATGAATACTACACCAGTTTATTAAAATCTGATATACCTATTGTTTTCTTTAATAGAGCTGTGGACGAAATCAAAGCATCAAAAGTGCTTTTTGATGATTATAAATGGGCACTTTTTGCTACCGAGCATTTAATTGTACAAGGGTACAATGATATTGTTCACTTAACGGGCACCATAAATTTGACCCTAACAAAAAACAGACAAAGAGGTTTTGAAGATGCCCATAAAAAACACAAACGCCCAGTAGGTAAAATAATTTCATGTGGTTTTAAAATGGAAGATGGTGAACGAATAGCTCAAAAAATGATTGATAATAATACCATACCTAGGGCTATTTTTGCAGCAAATGATTCTTGTGCTATTGGCGCCATGACAGTTTTTAAAAAGCATGGTTATCAAATTCCCAATGATATTGCCATTGTTGGTTTTACAGAATCATCTCTTGCAAAGCATACAGCACCTTCATTAACATCTGTTGAGCAGCCTACACATGATATTGGGCAAACAGCAGCTAAATTATTATTAGATCAAATTAATAATAAAGGAATATTTGTACCACAAACTATCATACTTAATGGACGATTGAATATTAGAGAATCTTCAGTTATCATAAAATAG
- a CDS encoding sulfatase family protein → MKFKSIVLIIIIGLSTYLKAQEKPNIVWIVSEDNSKHYMKLFDENGVPTPNIEKLAEKGVQFNRAFSNAAVCSAARSSIITGVFGPKLATHYHRSEQKISLPKNIKMFPEYLRDAGYYTTNNAKEDYNIIKNDNVWDDSSNKASWRNRKNGQPFFHVYNIGTTHEGQLHFSEMDINSIKTETDVETVFVQPNHPQTKIFKYTNAFYRDLIVKMDGQVGELISQLKNDHLLENTVIFYYGDHGGVLPNSKGYLKETGLHVPLVVYVPKKFKNLSPFSAGTSTNTFVSFIDFSATVLHLAGINIPKTIDGTPFLGANISKSTLQNNETYGYADRFDEKYDMVRSLRIDNLKYIRNFQPFTVNALMNEYRYRQLAYKEWKNLFDNGKLNEIQSQFFKPKTPEELYDVENDPYETINLANNPEYQKSLKQLRNNLNSWMTSMPDLSLYPENYIIDKAFNNPIEFGQAHKTEISRYLKIANLQVIPFHKALPKLKKYLKSTDELDRYWALITCSSFGTQAGAFSNQIQQIMKSDPLLINRMRAAEFLGITGALDSSNYLKDILYASTNKKQALLILNTIVLLKDYYQKYEFNIDSKKLDQAVFENELIQERITYLNN, encoded by the coding sequence ATGAAGTTTAAATCTATTGTTTTAATCATAATTATTGGACTTTCCACATATTTAAAAGCTCAAGAAAAACCCAATATAGTTTGGATCGTATCAGAAGATAACTCCAAACACTACATGAAGCTTTTTGATGAAAACGGTGTACCAACACCCAACATCGAAAAACTAGCTGAAAAAGGGGTTCAATTTAACAGAGCATTTTCAAATGCCGCTGTTTGCAGTGCTGCAAGGTCTAGTATTATTACAGGTGTTTTTGGTCCGAAACTAGCAACACATTACCATAGATCGGAGCAAAAAATATCGCTACCTAAAAATATAAAAATGTTCCCTGAATATCTACGTGATGCCGGATATTACACCACCAACAATGCGAAGGAAGATTACAATATCATAAAAAATGATAATGTATGGGATGATTCTTCTAATAAGGCAAGTTGGCGAAATCGTAAAAATGGACAACCATTTTTTCATGTATACAACATAGGAACTACACATGAAGGACAACTACATTTTTCTGAAATGGATATAAATTCTATTAAAACGGAAACCGATGTAGAGACAGTCTTTGTACAGCCCAATCATCCTCAAACAAAAATCTTTAAATACACCAATGCCTTTTATCGTGATCTAATCGTAAAAATGGATGGGCAAGTTGGTGAACTCATCAGCCAATTAAAAAATGATCATCTGCTAGAGAACACCGTTATTTTCTATTATGGAGATCACGGTGGAGTTTTACCAAATAGTAAAGGGTATTTAAAAGAAACAGGACTACATGTTCCCCTAGTAGTGTATGTTCCGAAAAAGTTCAAAAATTTATCTCCTTTTAGTGCCGGAACCTCAACAAACACTTTTGTTAGTTTTATCGATTTTAGTGCTACCGTATTACACTTAGCTGGTATAAATATTCCTAAAACTATAGATGGAACTCCTTTTTTAGGTGCAAATATCTCAAAATCTACCCTCCAGAATAATGAAACCTATGGCTATGCAGATAGGTTTGACGAAAAGTATGATATGGTTAGAAGCCTGCGTATAGACAACTTAAAATACATACGGAATTTTCAACCTTTTACTGTAAATGCCTTAATGAATGAATATAGATATAGACAATTGGCGTACAAGGAATGGAAAAACCTTTTCGACAATGGAAAACTGAACGAAATACAATCACAATTTTTTAAACCTAAAACTCCAGAAGAATTATATGATGTTGAAAATGATCCATATGAAACAATCAATCTTGCGAACAATCCTGAATATCAAAAAAGCTTAAAACAGCTTAGAAACAATCTGAATTCTTGGATGACATCTATGCCCGACCTGTCACTATATCCTGAAAATTATATTATTGATAAGGCTTTCAATAATCCTATTGAATTTGGACAAGCACATAAAACAGAAATTTCAAGATACTTGAAGATTGCTAATCTACAGGTAATACCTTTTCATAAAGCTCTACCTAAATTGAAAAAGTATTTAAAATCTACAGATGAATTAGATCGCTATTGGGCATTGATAACCTGTTCTAGTTTTGGTACACAAGCAGGTGCATTTTCGAATCAAATACAGCAAATAATGAAATCTGACCCTTTGTTGATCAATAGAATGCGCGCTGCAGAATTTTTAGGCATTACCGGGGCATTAGATAGCTCGAATTATTTAAAAGATATTTTGTATGCATCTACTAATAAAAAACAGGCGCTATTAATTCTAAATACCATTGTGCTACTAAAAGATTATTATCAGAAATACGAATTCAATATTGATAGCAAAAAATTAGATCAGGCTGTATTTGAAAACGAACTTATTCAAGAAAGAATCACCTATTTAAACAATTAG